The following coding sequences lie in one Apium graveolens cultivar Ventura chromosome 3, ASM990537v1, whole genome shotgun sequence genomic window:
- the LOC141715226 gene encoding secreted RxLR effector protein 161-like, with amino-acid sequence MDKAYPMSTPMVVRSLEKNKDPFRPRENGEELLGPEVPYHSAIGALMYLANCTRHDIAFSVNLLARHSCAPTRRHWTGVKQIFRYLRGTMDMGLFYAKDSQVELVGYADAGYQSDPHKGRSQTGYIFMYGDTAISWRSIKQTLAATSSNHAELLALHEAS; translated from the coding sequence ATGGATAAAGCATATCCTATGAGTACACCTATGGTTGTACGTTCACTAGAAAAGAACAAGGATCCATTCCGTCCAAGAGAAAATGGAGAAGAACTTCTTGGTCCAGAAGTACCATATCATAGTGCCATTGGTGCGCTAATGTATCTTGCCAATTGCACACGTCATGATATTGCATTTTCTGTTAATCTATTAGCAAGACATAGTTGTGCTCCAACTCGAAGACATTGGACTGGTGTGAAACAAATATTTAGATATCTTCGAGGAACAATGGATATGGGTTTATTTTATGCTAAAGACTCACAAGTGGAATTAGTTGGTTATGCAGATGCAGGATATCAGTCTGATCCTCATAAAGGAAGGTCACAAACAGGTTATATATTCATGTATGGTGATACTGCAATATCTTGGCGCTCAATAAAACAGACTCTTGCAGCAACTTCTTCAAATCATGCTGAATTATTGGCCCTTCATGAAGCAAGTTGA